The following are from one region of the Paenibacillus sabinae T27 genome:
- a CDS encoding substrate-binding domain-containing protein, with amino-acid sequence MKTKRKSVRFLYMLCVTGMLGWTVSCSSGSVPPKAQQAAESASAEASGSEGGAVEQRAKAAADSGKQGEVTIGAVLLDETDRYLTYLAQNMKREAQAEPGTSLEIKYSGEDAKLQAEQVEELLAAGVNAIVFIPLNAEQSVKLSKRIQDAGIPAIVLCRAYEGVEKATAYVGSDQPPSAESPPDAAGILEMSEIAKLLGGQGNIALIDGGQGEKRADDIKSVIARHPGLKLVHEGSASHDRYQALLLMSDWLKAGQPIDAVVATNDEMAIGAILAARLEGKEKNIRFAGVDGTMQALELMKMGSIDVTVFQNAAEQGKQAVKVALKAAKGLSFSKNTYVPYELVTANQTDQYIAKWKN; translated from the coding sequence ATGAAAACAAAGAGAAAATCTGTCCGCTTCCTGTATATGCTATGCGTGACGGGAATGCTGGGGTGGACAGTGTCATGCTCATCCGGAAGCGTCCCGCCGAAAGCGCAGCAAGCGGCCGAGTCTGCTTCGGCCGAAGCAAGCGGCAGCGAAGGCGGGGCCGTCGAACAGAGAGCAAAGGCGGCCGCTGACTCGGGAAAGCAAGGCGAGGTGACAATCGGAGCCGTTCTACTAGATGAGACTGACCGGTATCTTACCTATCTGGCGCAGAACATGAAGCGGGAGGCTCAGGCCGAGCCGGGAACGTCGCTTGAAATCAAATATTCCGGCGAAGATGCGAAACTCCAAGCCGAACAGGTGGAGGAGCTGCTTGCGGCGGGGGTAAACGCCATCGTGTTTATTCCGCTGAACGCGGAGCAATCGGTCAAGCTGTCAAAACGGATTCAGGACGCCGGAATTCCGGCCATTGTCCTTTGCCGCGCTTATGAAGGGGTGGAGAAGGCGACGGCATACGTCGGCTCCGATCAGCCGCCTTCTGCAGAATCGCCCCCCGATGCCGCCGGAATTCTGGAGATGAGCGAGATCGCCAAATTGCTGGGGGGACAGGGGAATATTGCGCTGATCGACGGGGGACAAGGAGAGAAGCGGGCCGATGATATCAAGAGTGTCATTGCCCGGCACCCGGGACTGAAGCTGGTGCATGAAGGAAGCGCTTCGCATGACCGGTATCAGGCGCTGCTGCTCATGTCGGACTGGCTGAAGGCCGGCCAACCGATTGACGCTGTCGTGGCGACTAATGACGAAATGGCGATCGGAGCGATTCTCGCCGCGCGGTTGGAGGGCAAAGAGAAGAATATACGGTTTGCGGGAGTCGACGGCACGATGCAGGCTCTGGAACTGATGAAGATGGGCAGCATTGATGTCACTGTCTTTCAGAATGCGGCTGAACAGGGTAAGCAGGCAGTAAAGGTCGCGCTCAAAGCCGCAAAGGGCTTAAGCTTCTCCAAAAATACATACGTCCCATATGAGCTGGTCACTGCAAATCAAACGGACCAGTATATTGCCAAATGGAAAAATTAG
- a CDS encoding YqjF family protein: protein MDNREILAHTNHRPYPLPKGSWAMKQGWNHLLFAHWPAVERELQPYVPGGLELDKWQGTPWVSMSPFLVKPLRLRGIPPLPLASRFLELNVRTYVIRNGKPGVLFLGLEASSRPVVLAARRIGHLPYHYADMKARFSESGVTFTSSRRKGSQQAVFSAEYQAAEGPLFHARIGTLLYWLTERYCLYTSDLKGRLFEMDIHHLPWPLQEASIHLKANTLAEAYGISLDSAPSAVTYTDRLDALIWPMKEV from the coding sequence GTGGACAACCGGGAGATCCTTGCGCATACAAATCATCGGCCATACCCGCTACCCAAAGGATCGTGGGCAATGAAGCAGGGCTGGAATCATCTGCTGTTCGCACACTGGCCGGCGGTTGAACGGGAACTGCAGCCATACGTGCCGGGCGGTCTCGAGCTAGATAAATGGCAGGGCACGCCGTGGGTCAGCATGTCTCCTTTTCTTGTGAAACCGCTAAGGCTGAGGGGTATTCCTCCCCTTCCTTTGGCCAGCCGCTTTCTGGAGCTGAATGTACGAACCTACGTTATCCGGAACGGCAAACCGGGTGTTCTTTTTCTTGGCCTGGAAGCCTCCAGCCGGCCGGTTGTCCTGGCGGCGCGCCGGATCGGACACTTGCCGTATCATTATGCCGATATGAAGGCTAGATTTTCCGAATCCGGAGTCACTTTTACAAGCTCAAGACGTAAGGGATCGCAGCAAGCGGTGTTTAGCGCCGAATATCAAGCGGCCGAAGGGCCTCTGTTTCATGCCCGGATTGGCACCCTTCTCTATTGGCTGACCGAGCGCTACTGCCTGTATACTTCAGACCTGAAGGGACGGCTGTTTGAAATGGATATCCATCACCTTCCTTGGCCGTTACAGGAAGCTTCTATTCATCTGAAGGCCAACACGCTGGCCGAAGCCTATGGAATATCCCTGGACTCCGCTCCTTCGGCCGTCACCTATACAGATCGTCTGGACGCGCTGATTTGGCCGATGAAAGAGGTCTGA
- a CDS encoding HAMP domain-containing methyl-accepting chemotaxis protein, whose amino-acid sequence MRLSIAHKLLAGFLIVAIISGCAGVSYIQSMRKVQRTMAKVLEQHVKVKEQADNLKFYAISQNSNLQSYLLNQDTFYHMKLQTDNSRTEQLLDEMSPLLAEQPESRKMIDLMKSMNRYYSEKAETLFALPKESLEGTFLEAKTDLMLMGDSIVHYAQQLSDEQNREMLAVKAALDRTNAEAIRITMAIGIAVFVLAVGIGLYMARLISRPIRQLSSAVRSISEGNLGGEPLVLKQKDELGVLAEAFGRMQDNLRVIVKEINESTEQLITISAEVAAGTEETSRAAEHMAAVMSDLATTSGSRVEATKQGQEAVMAVDADIRNIDRNSQAAMDVARQAQDMAVLGESGLAGAVSQMNTIRERMEDIERTMESLEKRSAEIEVMNNVISSIGVQTNLLSLNAAIEAARAGEQGRGFAVVTTEIRKLANETNASAEKVRALVQAIQSDTRQVGLSVREMNDEVAQGVQTTSSVSELFERIKSLTNDTTGEIHEVTEALHHLSGHSEKIVYTMDRISEMTKTVAESTESVGAATEQQLACMEQNSAHTSMLHEMSAKLRQTVLHFKL is encoded by the coding sequence TTGCGTTTATCTATTGCACATAAATTATTGGCCGGATTTTTGATAGTCGCCATCATTTCCGGTTGTGCGGGTGTGAGCTACATCCAGTCCATGCGAAAGGTGCAGAGGACCATGGCGAAGGTTCTGGAACAGCATGTGAAGGTGAAGGAACAGGCGGACAACCTGAAATTCTATGCCATATCGCAAAACAGCAATCTGCAGTCGTATTTGCTGAATCAGGATACGTTCTATCATATGAAGCTGCAGACCGACAACAGCCGAACGGAGCAGCTTCTGGATGAGATGTCTCCCCTGCTTGCGGAGCAGCCGGAGAGTCGCAAGATGATTGATCTGATGAAAAGCATGAACCGGTATTACAGCGAGAAGGCCGAGACGCTGTTCGCGCTGCCGAAGGAATCTTTGGAAGGCACTTTTTTGGAGGCCAAGACTGATCTGATGCTGATGGGTGACTCTATCGTTCACTATGCCCAGCAGCTCTCGGATGAACAAAACCGGGAAATGCTGGCGGTCAAGGCGGCTCTGGATCGGACGAATGCTGAGGCGATTCGAATCACTATGGCGATCGGAATTGCCGTCTTCGTTCTTGCGGTCGGAATCGGCTTGTACATGGCCCGTCTGATATCCCGGCCGATCCGGCAGCTGTCCTCGGCGGTGCGATCCATTTCCGAAGGGAATTTGGGAGGGGAGCCTCTCGTTCTGAAGCAGAAGGATGAATTAGGCGTGCTGGCAGAAGCCTTTGGCCGGATGCAAGACAACCTGAGAGTCATTGTCAAGGAAATTAACGAGAGCACCGAGCAGCTAATCACGATATCCGCAGAGGTGGCGGCAGGTACGGAAGAGACGAGCCGGGCGGCGGAGCATATGGCTGCCGTGATGAGCGATTTGGCCACTACAAGCGGCAGCCGGGTGGAGGCGACGAAGCAAGGGCAGGAAGCGGTTATGGCCGTCGATGCCGATATCCGAAATATCGATCGGAACAGCCAAGCCGCGATGGATGTCGCCAGACAAGCGCAGGATATGGCTGTATTGGGTGAATCGGGGCTTGCCGGTGCGGTTAGCCAGATGAACACGATCCGGGAGCGGATGGAGGATATCGAGCGGACGATGGAATCCCTTGAGAAGCGCTCCGCCGAAATCGAAGTAATGAACAACGTCATTTCCTCAATCGGGGTGCAGACCAATCTTCTGTCGTTAAATGCGGCAATTGAAGCTGCACGGGCCGGCGAGCAGGGAAGGGGATTTGCGGTCGTAACGACAGAAATCCGCAAGCTGGCCAATGAAACCAACGCTTCGGCGGAAAAAGTCCGAGCGCTGGTTCAGGCGATACAGAGCGATACGCGGCAGGTTGGCCTGTCGGTCAGGGAAATGAATGACGAGGTGGCGCAAGGCGTACAGACCACCAGTTCCGTCAGTGAATTGTTCGAGAGGATCAAGAGTCTGACCAATGATACTACGGGTGAAATTCACGAGGTAACCGAAGCGCTGCATCATTTATCCGGGCACTCCGAGAAAATCGTCTATACGATGGACCGGATATCGGAGATGACGAAGACTGTGGCGGAGAGTACGGAAAGTGTGGGAGCCGCCACCGAGCAGCAGCTTGCCTGCATGGAGCAGAATTCGGCGCATACCTCCATGCTGCATGAAATGTCGGCCAAGCTTCGTCAGACGGTCCTGCATTTCAAGCTGTAG
- a CDS encoding DUF4037 domain-containing protein translates to MKGLDLSEEFYWEIVRPIIACRFPQLLEKHAAGLIGYGSDVLGYDDDLSRDHEWGARCYIWLLDSDYDEYATSLNQAFDEEVPILFKGYPSRFSVDEFNEVLVPYNGKSNIHHIAITSVSRHMRIQLGLHTSQLSIYDWLVIPEQKLIEWTRGKIFTDPVGEITEVRKTLSYLPEDVWRYKLKYAWSSFRHLYVARLTDIRGESLSARLIINRMVEKAIQLVFLYNKSYRPGTYKWISKELAQTSPLANELIELLEGIIMEPCVTKAVEQIEGVLAILVKQHNDMKLTEYIELEPPIFYARGLQSYSYINVEDALFSSLPKGLQHLEIPGALDQFVTSEHILVWAEHYSKFKPIYSIKSDIKRIGIGDMIV, encoded by the coding sequence ATGAAGGGTTTAGACTTAAGTGAGGAGTTTTATTGGGAGATCGTAAGGCCAATAATAGCCTGTCGTTTCCCACAACTGTTGGAAAAACATGCTGCTGGATTAATTGGTTATGGCTCAGATGTCTTAGGTTATGATGATGATTTATCAAGAGATCATGAATGGGGAGCGAGATGCTACATTTGGTTGCTTGACTCGGACTATGATGAGTACGCTACATCCCTAAATCAAGCATTTGACGAAGAAGTTCCAATTTTATTCAAGGGATATCCCTCTCGTTTTTCCGTAGATGAATTCAATGAGGTGCTTGTACCGTATAATGGAAAAAGCAATATACATCATATTGCAATTACTAGTGTTTCTCGGCATATGCGAATCCAATTGGGATTGCATACTTCTCAGCTCTCCATTTACGATTGGTTAGTAATTCCTGAACAAAAATTGATAGAGTGGACAAGAGGAAAGATTTTTACGGATCCTGTAGGCGAAATAACTGAAGTACGAAAGACTCTTTCTTATCTACCTGAAGATGTATGGCGGTATAAATTGAAATATGCATGGAGCTCATTTCGTCATCTCTATGTGGCAAGGCTCACAGATATTAGAGGAGAGTCATTATCAGCTAGATTAATCATAAACAGAATGGTAGAGAAAGCAATCCAATTGGTTTTTCTCTATAACAAAAGTTATCGACCTGGTACTTACAAATGGATTTCGAAGGAACTGGCACAGACCAGTCCTTTAGCCAATGAGTTGATTGAACTTCTTGAAGGTATCATCATGGAACCTTGTGTTACAAAAGCAGTTGAACAAATCGAGGGTGTATTAGCGATACTAGTAAAACAACATAATGACATGAAGTTGACGGAATATATCGAACTTGAACCTCCCATCTTCTACGCAAGAGGTTTACAATCCTATTCTTATATTAATGTAGAGGATGCGTTATTTTCTTCGTTACCTAAAGGACTTCAACATCTTGAAATACCAGGAGCTTTGGACCAATTTGTCACCAGTGAACATATATTGGTATGGGCAGAACATTACTCGAAGTTCAAGCCAATATACAGTATAAAGTCCGACATAAAAAGAATTGGAATAGGTGATATGATTGTTTAG
- a CDS encoding TIGR00266 family protein produces MAAHEIDYVIMGEEMQCVEVQLDPGESVIAEAGSFMMMDPEIRMETIFGDGSGSNQGGGLMGKLMGAGKRVLTGESLFMTVFTHAGGYGRKSVTFAAPYPGKIIPLDLLQYNGKIICQKDAFLCAAKGVSVGIEFQRRLGAGFFGGEGFIMQKLEGDGLAFVHSGGYVMERTLQPGEVIRLDTGCLVAMTSSVDYDIEMVKGIKTALFGGEGLFFATLRGPGKIWVQSLPFNRMADRILSAARGTGRKEEGSILGGLGNLLDGR; encoded by the coding sequence ATGGCAGCTCATGAAATCGATTATGTCATTATGGGTGAAGAAATGCAGTGCGTGGAGGTTCAGCTTGATCCTGGCGAGAGCGTCATTGCGGAAGCGGGCAGCTTCATGATGATGGACCCGGAAATCCGTATGGAGACGATCTTCGGAGACGGCAGCGGTTCGAATCAAGGCGGCGGACTGATGGGCAAGCTGATGGGCGCAGGCAAAAGAGTGCTGACCGGCGAAAGTCTGTTCATGACCGTATTCACGCACGCCGGAGGCTACGGGCGGAAATCCGTCACATTCGCCGCTCCGTATCCGGGGAAAATTATCCCGCTCGACCTTCTGCAATACAACGGGAAAATCATCTGTCAAAAGGACGCCTTTCTCTGCGCCGCGAAGGGTGTATCCGTCGGGATTGAATTTCAGCGCCGGCTTGGTGCCGGATTCTTCGGCGGCGAAGGATTCATTATGCAGAAGCTGGAAGGCGACGGCCTGGCCTTCGTCCATTCCGGCGGCTACGTCATGGAGAGAACGCTCCAGCCCGGAGAAGTGATCCGGCTGGACACGGGTTGTCTTGTCGCCATGACCTCGTCGGTGGACTACGATATCGAGATGGTCAAGGGCATCAAGACGGCCCTGTTCGGCGGCGAAGGCCTGTTCTTCGCTACGCTGCGCGGACCGGGCAAGATTTGGGTTCAGTCGCTGCCGTTCAACCGGATGGCCGACCGTATTCTGTCCGCAGCCCGCGGCACGGGACGCAAGGAAGAGGGCAGCATCCTCGGCGGACTGGGTAATCTGCTGGACGGCAGATAA